The Planctomycetota bacterium DNA segment CGCGGACGAAGGGATAGACCAGGTTGCCCCGCACCTGGGTGCGGATGATGCGGTAGTCGAGCCGGATGAGGGCGACGTTGCGGTCGGTCACGAGCGGGTCGTCGCTGAATCCCACCCCCTCGATGACGACCCGCTTCTCCCAGCGTTTGACGGCGTCCACGATGAACTGCCTGGCCAGCGCCTTGAAGACCACGTCGTTCTGCTGGAAGACCAGCTCCGGCAGGCGCGAGCCGAACTCGGGGAGGAAGAAGCGTTCCCCTGGCCGGGTCGAGAGGATCTGCCAGATGCTCTCGTGGATATGGGCGTGCTCGGGGCCGGCGCCCTCGGAGACGGCGATGCCGCCGGCGGCGCCGAAACGGAACGGGTACTTCGTCCCCTTGCCCAGGAAGTCCATCACGGTCGCGGCTCCTCGCACTGAGCGGGGTCGGCCGGGATCTCTGGGACGTCAGGTTCCTCGCCCGGCTCCTCCTGCGGCTGTGGGCAGTTCGGGCAGTTGGGGTCGAGTTGGAACACCCGGCCGTCGGAGGTGTGGAGCCGGTAGTCAGCGTCGGGCACGAGGGTCTCGATAGTTCCGTCGGGCAGCGCCGCCTGGATGGCGCCGGCGCGCACGCAGAGGATCGTGCTGTCGGGCAGGATGAAGACGAAGGCGCCCCGGTCGAGGTCGCGTCGCTTCGTGCCTGCCGGCAGCTCGATGAACGGGCAGCGGTCGAACGGCTCCTCGCCGCAGGGGTCGGGCATCGTGGCGAAGTACCGCTCCGCTGCCTGCCGGTGCCGCTCAAGAACCTCCTCGACCTGGCGGCGGAGATCGTCCTGGCAGGTGTTCTGCTTCGAGATGGCCTCGGCGATCTCGTCGAGCTTTTGGACGACGGCGCACAGGAGCTCGAGGAGGGTCTTCTGTGCCTTGGCCTCGGGCGGGAGCTTGACCGGGCAGTTGAGCATGGGCGTTTCCTCAAGTCCTCTGGCCGCAACAGGTCGTCGGCTTCTGGCCAGTGAGCCGCGCGGCCTCCTCACGCGGTAGTTCGGAGAGGAGCCAGGCGGCCCAGCGGAACCAGATGTGGCGCAACTTGCAGCCGGCCTCTGCGGGCGCGTGCATGTCGCCTCGCTCGACGGCGTCCTGGCGGCACGGGCCGCCGCAGACGAGCCGGATTGGGCACTCGACGCACCTGGGGCTGTGGTAGAAGCGGCCGTCGAGCCACTTGGCCCGAAGGCACTCGTCGAGGCCGCCGGCCGCCAGGTTGCCGATGACGCTCGCCCCCTCGCGGTGACAGGCGTAGATGGTCCCGTCGGGCGCCACGGAGGCGTAGCCGTTGCCGGCCTCGCACTCGCAGCAGGCGGCCTGGCGGAAGGCGAGCCGGCGAACGAAGCGGACGAGCTGCTCGAAGGACGCGGCCCGCCTCTGACGGATGCGGTCTCTCAGGAACTCGGCGGCCCTGCCATATTCCTGCTCGACCTTTGCCCAGTCGGTCGCCGAGTCGTCGAAGCTCGATTCGTGGCCGGGGCCGACGCCGCGGCAGGCGGACTCTGTCAGGCTGACTGGCTCCAGCGAGACGTGGGCGGCGACTCCCTCGTCGAGCAGCCCGTGGTGATGCTCGAGGCGTTCCCTCAGCCGCATGTCGCATGCCATGAACGTGCCCCGGAGCGTCGTCCTCGTGGCCAGGCGCTGGCCTTTGAGCAACCGGAGGCCGTTGAGCGTCGCCTCGTAGGAATCCGTCCCCTGCCCGGCGGGGCGGCTGCGGTTGTGCATCTCCTTCGGGCCGTCGAGCGAGACGATCAGATCGAAGCCCTCGTGGTCGAGGAAGGTGACCTTGGCCGGGTCGAGCAGCGTGCCGTTCGTGGTGAGGTGGAAGCCCGGCCTGCCTGGGCCGCGGTAAACATGCTTGGCGAACTCGACCGTCTCGGTCAGAAGGTCCCACTCCAGGAGCGGCTCGCCGCCGAAGAAGGCGACGGTGACCGGCCCCTGCGGGGGCAGGAGAAGCTCCAAGGCACGCCGGGCCGTGTCGGAGGTCATGCGCGTGGCCTGGCCCTGCTTCAAGTCCCTGGCAAAGCAGTACTCGCACCGCAGGTTGCAGGCCCGCGTGAGGCAGAGGACCAGGTAGCCGGCGTGGTCGCGGACGCCGGGGTGGGAAAAGTCGGGTCGGAAGCACGAGGACGGCTCGGCGGGGCCTGCTTTCTGCCCCGTGGTCAGCGTCATGGCGTTGGCGTCGTACTGGAGGTCCTTGCCCCCGACCTGGAAGCTGAGGACCTCGCGCTTCGCCGGCTTGAATCGGACGCCGGGCTTGATCTTGTCGGCGATATTCAGGGGGGACCGCTCGGCGATCATTGCGCACCCTCCCTCGGCAACGCGAGCATTCCCGGACACAGCGGCGTGCCGCGGAGCGGGGAGCACCGGGGTGACGGGGCTGGGACGCTCTGCTTGGGCGGCCCGGAGGCGAGTCGCTTCCGCAGGATGAAGCTGGCGTACTCGTCGCTGCTGAGGGCGACGAGGTGGACGGGATGCGTCGTAACAAACTCGTCCACGGCCTGGACGACGCCGTAGCCCTTGACCTCGACGTAGTCGTGGCCGGCGATGTAGCCCCCAGGCTTCACCTTCGGGTAGAAGGCCAGAAGGTCCTGCCTCATCCCCTCGTAGCCGTGGTTGGCATCGAGGAACACCCAGTCGAAGTAGCCGTCCGGGAACTGGGCGGCCGC contains these protein-coding regions:
- a CDS encoding radical SAM protein, producing the protein MIAERSPLNIADKIKPGVRFKPAKREVLSFQVGGKDLQYDANAMTLTTGQKAGPAEPSSCFRPDFSHPGVRDHAGYLVLCLTRACNLRCEYCFARDLKQGQATRMTSDTARRALELLLPPQGPVTVAFFGGEPLLEWDLLTETVEFAKHVYRGPGRPGFHLTTNGTLLDPAKVTFLDHEGFDLIVSLDGPKEMHNRSRPAGQGTDSYEATLNGLRLLKGQRLATRTTLRGTFMACDMRLRERLEHHHGLLDEGVAAHVSLEPVSLTESACRGVGPGHESSFDDSATDWAKVEQEYGRAAEFLRDRIRQRRAASFEQLVRFVRRLAFRQAACCECEAGNGYASVAPDGTIYACHREGASVIGNLAAGGLDECLRAKWLDGRFYHSPRCVECPIRLVCGGPCRQDAVERGDMHAPAEAGCKLRHIWFRWAAWLLSELPREEAARLTGQKPTTCCGQRT
- a CDS encoding GPW/gp25 family protein, producing MDFLGKGTKYPFRFGAAGGIAVSEGAGPEHAHIHESIWQILSTRPGERFFLPEFGSRLPELVFQQNDVVFKALARQFIVDAVKRWEKRVVIEGVGFSDDPLVTDRNVALIRLDYRIIRTQVRGNLVYPFVREV